CCATGACAAAAATTTCTGCTCCTACAGGCACGTTAGACGGCGCTAGTTTGGCAACCGGGTATACAGCCGCACTACTAAATGTCACCAATGCCAAATCGGGGTCATTGGGGCTTTTTTGCAATTTTTCCGTACTCACAACTGCATAACTCTGACCATCATGAGTACGAATCGTATGCGGTGCAGGCATTAAAGCAACATGATTGCACGTCAAGACAGTGTAAGTATTGCCCTGTCGTTGAATAATCACTCCAGAACCGCCATCTTTAACTCCCATCGGAGGATTGACCTGCACCGTCATTGGACTGCCAATTTTGACAATTTCTTGAGGAGATAGAGCCAGCGCTAAATTATGGCTCGTTACTAACACTACTAAAGTTACCGTTCCGGTCAAAAGAGGATAAGTAAAGTTTGTTTTCATAAATCAGTTATCAGTTATCAGTTGTGGTAGGAGAGGACAGTTGCGTGCGGGGGTATCCCCCGTTGAGCAAACTGTCCGTGCGGGTGCGCGCAAGCAGTTTCACGGGCTTTAGCCATAATCTTCGCTTCATACCCACCCGTACAGTTGTCAGTTATCAGTTATCGGTTAATTTTGACTTCTGACTTTTGACTTCTTCACTTCAGTGCTTGCGAAAAAGCTGTAGTGGGAATTGCCCAGCTCAATGCTTCCATTTGCTGGTACATTTGCTCGGATGGTGCAGAACCATCAGTAAATGTAAATGCACTAATACCTTGAGGCGGGTATTTCAAGCGTCCGTTGATTCCAATTAGTTGTCCTTTGCGGTTCAAAACTGGACCACCACTCATCCCTGGATCGATCTCGTTGGTATAACCCAGTTGATATCCTTCCTGTAGAGATTTTTCTGGTAGCATTGCTACTTCACCTTCCGTCACCCGTAAGGCTTTAATACCCCAAGTTCTAGTGTCTTCGACTGCATCCGCACTCGTCCATTGCCAATTAGGAAATCCAGCTGCATAGATGGAATCACCGACAGCTACAGCTTTGGTATCGGCGATCGCCACGACTTGATATGCTGTTTTGCTGGTAAACTCTACCAAGGCTAAATCCGATCCAGACAATACAGGCGATCGCAACCGCTTGCCCACGTGCTTTTGTCCGTCTGCGGTTAGAATCGTGAAGCGCTCGTCCTCACCCTCACCCACAATGTGAGCGCAGGTCAATATGGTGTACGTTTCTCCTTTGTGCCGCACGATCGCGCCCGATCCTGTAGCAGCAGCGGCAAAAATTCGTACAGTCACTTGTCTGGCAACTACTGGCACTGCGATCGCTACGGCGGGTTCTACACTTGTAACCTGACTCATCAGCATCGGCTGAGACTGCGATCGCGCTAAGGCTTGCTCGGAGTTTTTTAGTATAGAAATATACGCTAAACTCGCAATTATCAGTGTACTTACCAAGACTTTAACAATCAATTTACCTCTTGCCTCTCGCCAACTACCAATTACCAACTACCAACTACTATTTGCAGGAGAGTTACTAGGTTGCTGCACGGGAGATGCCTCGCTTGCGCCTGTACCCGCTGATTCGTAACCAGCTGAAAAAGCCTCCTCTACTGCTGCTTCCATATCAATAGCGCCAGTAGTTGCAGTCTCACCTTCACCGCTAGCACTCTCACGAATTGCCGAATAGTCGGCACGCTGACCGAAACGCAGCAAATTGGCTAAAGCTGCACCAGGGTTTTTAGCATTTTCTGGAGAGAGGGTAAATAGCGTATTGCTTGTATCGCAGCTAGCACCAGAATTGACATAACAGATAACTGTCTCATTTTTAATGATTCCAGTTGTCAGGAGTAAATTACTTAGTCTCCCACCATTCGCGGCAACTGCTTTAGTCAACTTCTGGGAAACTAGCTGACAGCGTTCTTGAGGCGTATATTCTGCACTGACTTGTCTTTGCCAGGTAATCATTGGTGCAGAGCGTTGATTTCCCCTAGCTGCAACTGTAGCAAAGCCATTCCCAGAACGGACGCAAACAAAAGTGGTTGCCTGATTGGAGGTATTTTGTGGAGATACTTGAGTGCGACTGGTATTCTGCGCCCCTACTCGATCCTGAAATCCTATGGCACTGGCACATGTCAAGCTAGCTACTAAAACAAAGATTGGAAATTTAAATTTCATGAGGAACTTTTTTAATTATTAGTTATCAGTCATCAGTGTAGAGACGTTACATGTAACGTTTGTACAAAGTTATCGGTTAATTCCGACTCACGACTTATGACTTTCCTTACACTACTCACTCTCTATACAGACTGACATCTTAAATTTTCGTGAAATGTCTCGAATAATTTATTCAATTTTTCTTAACTTCCATAGAAAATAGTACCTTTTTTCTACCTGTTCGC
This window of the Chroococcidiopsis thermalis PCC 7203 genome carries:
- a CDS encoding S1 family peptidase, encoding MVIGSWREARGKLIVKVLVSTLIIASLAYISILKNSEQALARSQSQPMLMSQVTSVEPAVAIAVPVVARQVTVRIFAAAATGSGAIVRHKGETYTILTCAHIVGEGEDERFTILTADGQKHVGKRLRSPVLSGSDLALVEFTSKTAYQVVAIADTKAVAVGDSIYAAGFPNWQWTSADAVEDTRTWGIKALRVTEGEVAMLPEKSLQEGYQLGYTNEIDPGMSGGPVLNRKGQLIGINGRLKYPPQGISAFTFTDGSAPSEQMYQQMEALSWAIPTTAFSQALK
- a CDS encoding COP23 domain-containing protein — translated: MKFKFPIFVLVASLTCASAIGFQDRVGAQNTSRTQVSPQNTSNQATTFVCVRSGNGFATVAARGNQRSAPMITWQRQVSAEYTPQERCQLVSQKLTKAVAANGGRLSNLLLTTGIIKNETVICYVNSGASCDTSNTLFTLSPENAKNPGAALANLLRFGQRADYSAIRESASGEGETATTGAIDMEAAVEEAFSAGYESAGTGASEASPVQQPSNSPANSSW